One Methylosinus sp. LW4 genomic region harbors:
- a CDS encoding PepSY-associated TM helix domain-containing protein, with translation MIRNIFVVLHRWIGLAMAVFLVIVGLTGSLLAFHQELDHVFARQFYVTPRPGVPPLDLATLMERAPLISHARIVGAQWNGVDQAQINYLPEKDPATDRPYDLGFTQFYVDPWTGAELGRRTIGDYSKSSNVMRFIYKLHVALLVSGPGTLILGIVAVLWTLDCFNGFYLTLPVSLSAFWRKWKTAWVVKRGAGFYRLNLDLHRASGLWLWPMLLVFAWSSVMFNLRPVYDWTMSKFMAHSSLLEEAMKLKDLPQPAAKPVPVIGARAAFEAARRLAAEQARAGGFEAPEPSMFAYMDKMGVYVYGARGAAPQEGFLEGRPTLVTIDGDTGAPADVPFLRLTEKQDIVDRWLVALHVAGVFGLPYKIFVCILGLVVAMLSATGVYIWWKKRRARRFRKKQGVSVPPLEATPAE, from the coding sequence CGGTCTCACCGGCAGCCTGCTCGCCTTTCATCAAGAGCTGGATCATGTCTTCGCCCGCCAATTTTACGTCACGCCGCGGCCCGGCGTTCCGCCGCTCGATCTCGCGACGCTGATGGAGCGCGCTCCGCTCATTTCCCATGCGCGGATCGTCGGCGCGCAATGGAACGGAGTCGATCAAGCCCAGATCAATTACCTGCCCGAGAAAGATCCGGCCACGGACAGGCCCTATGATCTGGGGTTCACCCAATTCTATGTCGACCCCTGGACCGGCGCTGAGCTCGGAAGGCGCACGATCGGCGATTATTCCAAAAGCAGCAATGTCATGCGCTTCATTTACAAGCTGCATGTCGCGCTGCTCGTTTCAGGTCCGGGCACTCTCATTCTCGGCATCGTCGCCGTGCTGTGGACGCTCGACTGCTTCAATGGATTTTATCTCACCCTTCCCGTCTCCCTTTCCGCTTTCTGGCGGAAATGGAAGACGGCGTGGGTCGTCAAGCGCGGCGCCGGCTTTTATCGGCTCAATCTCGATCTGCATCGGGCGAGTGGTCTGTGGCTCTGGCCCATGCTGCTCGTCTTCGCCTGGTCGAGCGTGATGTTCAATCTGCGGCCGGTCTATGATTGGACGATGTCGAAATTCATGGCGCATTCCTCGCTTCTCGAGGAGGCCATGAAGCTGAAGGATTTGCCCCAGCCGGCGGCAAAGCCTGTCCCCGTGATCGGAGCGCGCGCCGCCTTCGAGGCCGCCCGGCGCCTCGCCGCCGAGCAAGCGAGGGCAGGGGGCTTCGAGGCGCCGGAGCCCTCGATGTTCGCCTATATGGACAAGATGGGCGTCTATGTATACGGCGCGCGCGGCGCGGCTCCCCAGGAGGGCTTTCTGGAAGGGCGCCCGACTCTCGTCACGATCGACGGCGACACCGGAGCGCCGGCCGATGTTCCTTTTCTCCGCCTGACGGAGAAGCAGGACATCGTCGACCGCTGGCTCGTCGCGCTGCATGTGGCGGGCGTGTTCGGCCTGCCCTACAAAATCTTCGTCTGCATCCTCGGCCTCGTCGTCGCCATGCTGTCGGCGACCGGCGTCTACATCTGGTGGAAGAAGAGACGGGCGCGCCGCTTCCGCAAGAAGCAGGGCGTTTCTGTCCCGCCGCTGGAGGCGACGCCTGCCGAGTAG
- a CDS encoding DUF3320 domain-containing protein: MAGLEVVRAHHKQIPPRDGGSVGPLGALRAEIQKKRGHMPIRKLMEKAGPAVQALKPVFMMSPLSVAQFLVPGVFDFDLLVMDEASQIQPVDALGAIARAKQVVVVGDPKQLPPTAFFSKMTGAVDDDDEDNGARVADIESILGLFTARGLPTRMLRWHYRSRHQSLIAVSNRQFYEGKLFIVPSPYTSEAGMGLRFHHIEQGLFEAGASRTNQIEAKIVAQAIAAHAREHSNLSLGVVAFSVAQRRAILDQLELIRRTLPPETEAFFQAHHAEPFFVKNLENVQGDERDVIFISVGYGPTTPGGRVPMRFGPLGAEGGERRLNVLISRAKQRCEVFASLTDEDIEPDFASTRKGVFAFRLFLHYARTGRLTLAESTGRDHDSVFEEQVAKALQARGYQVHRQVGLAGFFIDLAVADEDRPGRYLLGIECDGVAYHDSRSARDRDRLRQSVLESHGWTIHRVWSSDWFHRPAEQLDLIIAKIQTAKEEHDATTTRATRAAPVDIVTIEREDFTEIGLVPVGEESQSSSDAYIEAVLSRPSAWAGELHEAPIGILIALVEEAVRIEGPVHSDEVVSRIRDAFGLKRAGNRIQQAVEAAIGVAVTTGRIESVVDFLSIPNSPVRIRDRSSATSQTLRRAEMLPPSEIRSAVVDVVRRNFGATADQVMQTVSRMFGIRSTGANVRDVIQKQIDDALEGGALTMQAGVLMCVVGDETSNEELVREA, translated from the coding sequence ATGGCCGGCCTCGAGGTCGTGCGCGCGCATCACAAGCAGATTCCCCCTCGGGACGGCGGCTCCGTCGGTCCTTTGGGCGCGCTTCGCGCTGAAATTCAGAAGAAGCGCGGTCATATGCCGATCCGCAAGCTCATGGAGAAGGCCGGGCCGGCGGTGCAGGCGCTCAAGCCGGTCTTCATGATGAGTCCCCTCTCCGTGGCCCAGTTTCTCGTTCCGGGCGTGTTCGACTTCGACCTATTGGTGATGGACGAGGCGAGCCAGATCCAACCTGTCGACGCGCTCGGCGCCATCGCACGCGCGAAGCAAGTCGTCGTGGTCGGCGATCCGAAACAGCTGCCCCCGACAGCCTTTTTCTCGAAAATGACCGGCGCCGTCGACGATGACGATGAGGATAACGGCGCCCGGGTCGCGGACATAGAGAGCATCCTCGGTCTATTCACGGCCCGTGGCCTGCCGACGCGGATGCTCCGATGGCATTATCGCAGCCGGCATCAGTCACTGATCGCGGTCAGCAACCGCCAGTTCTATGAGGGCAAGCTCTTCATCGTTCCGAGCCCCTATACATCCGAAGCCGGCATGGGGTTGCGCTTCCATCACATTGAGCAAGGATTGTTCGAGGCCGGCGCCTCCCGCACCAATCAGATCGAAGCCAAGATCGTCGCGCAGGCGATAGCCGCTCACGCGCGCGAGCATTCGAATCTATCACTCGGCGTCGTCGCGTTTTCGGTCGCTCAGCGACGCGCGATCCTCGACCAGTTGGAGCTCATCCGCCGCACATTGCCGCCGGAGACGGAGGCATTTTTTCAGGCGCATCATGCGGAACCGTTTTTCGTCAAGAACCTGGAAAACGTGCAAGGCGACGAGCGCGACGTGATCTTCATCTCGGTCGGATACGGGCCCACGACGCCAGGAGGTCGTGTTCCGATGCGCTTTGGACCGCTCGGTGCGGAAGGCGGCGAACGGCGCCTGAATGTGCTGATTTCTCGCGCCAAGCAGCGCTGCGAAGTCTTCGCCTCGTTGACCGACGAGGATATCGAGCCGGATTTCGCGTCGACCCGCAAGGGCGTCTTCGCCTTTCGCCTGTTCCTGCATTATGCGCGGACAGGGAGGCTGACCTTGGCGGAGAGCACCGGTCGCGACCATGACAGCGTGTTCGAGGAGCAGGTCGCCAAGGCTCTCCAGGCTCGCGGCTATCAGGTTCACCGTCAGGTCGGACTCGCAGGCTTCTTCATCGATCTCGCCGTCGCCGATGAGGATCGGCCTGGCCGTTATCTGCTAGGGATCGAGTGCGATGGCGTCGCTTATCACGATTCCCGCTCGGCGCGCGACCGCGACCGGCTGCGGCAATCGGTGCTCGAAAGTCATGGCTGGACCATTCATCGAGTCTGGAGCTCAGATTGGTTCCACCGTCCGGCCGAGCAGCTCGACCTCATCATCGCCAAAATACAAACGGCCAAGGAGGAGCACGACGCTACGACCACGAGAGCGACTCGCGCGGCGCCGGTCGACATCGTCACGATCGAGCGGGAGGACTTCACAGAGATCGGCCTCGTTCCCGTTGGCGAAGAGTCTCAGAGTTCGAGCGACGCCTATATCGAAGCGGTGTTGAGCCGGCCCTCGGCTTGGGCCGGTGAATTGCACGAAGCGCCGATCGGTATCCTGATCGCGCTCGTCGAAGAGGCGGTGCGGATCGAAGGTCCCGTTCATTCTGACGAAGTCGTCAGTCGTATTCGCGACGCTTTCGGTCTCAAAAGAGCGGGAAATCGTATTCAGCAAGCAGTCGAAGCGGCGATTGGCGTCGCCGTTACGACCGGTCGGATCGAAAGCGTGGTCGATTTCCTGTCGATTCCCAATTCGCCTGTCCGCATTCGAGACCGAAGCTCCGCAACCTCGCAGACGCTGCGACGAGCAGAAATGCTACCGCCATCGGAAATCCGCTCAGCCGTAGTCGATGTCGTGCGCCGCAATTTCGGTGCGACCGCCGATCAGGTCATGCAAACGGTTTCCAGGATGTTCGGCATCAGATCGACCGGCGCGAACGTGCGAGACGTCATCCAAAAGCAGATCGACGATGCGCTCGAAGGAGGAGCGCTGACGATGCAGGCCGGCGTTCTCATGTGTGTCGTGGGCGATGAAACGTCGAATGAGGAATTGGTTCGAGAAGCATAG